Proteins encoded in a region of the Chelonoidis abingdonii isolate Lonesome George chromosome 2, CheloAbing_2.0, whole genome shotgun sequence genome:
- the RALBP1 gene encoding ralA-binding protein 1 isoform X3 — translation MLLFLFAEGYAAFQEDSSGDEAESPSKLKRSKGIHVFKKPSFSKKKEKDFKVKEKPKDEKHKDDKHKEEKHKEKKSKDLTAADVVKQWKEKKKKKKPTPEPEVPQIDVPSFRPVFGIPLADAADRTMMYDGIRLPAVFRECIDYIEKYGMKCEGIYRVSGIKSRVDELKAAYDREESPNLEEYEPNTIASLLKQYLRELPENLLTKELIPRFEEVCGKSTEGEKVQECQRLLKELPECNHLLISWLIVHMDHVIAKELETKMNIQNISIVLSPTVQISNRVLYVFFTHVQEFFGNVTLKQVTKPLRWSNMATMPALPETQENIKEEIRRQEFLLNCLHRDLQAGIKDLSKEERLWEVQRILTALKRKLREAKRQECETKIAQEIASLSKEDVSKEEMNENEEVINILLAQENEILTEQEELLAMEQFLRRQIASEKEEIERLRAEIAEIQSRQQHGRSETEEYSSESESESEDEEELQIILEDLQRQNEELEIKNNHLNQAIHEEREAIIELRVQLRLLQMQRAKSEQQVQEEDEPEKRGGVSQQQRDSVLETKAAKEQSKAVKELVKPSPSKDRKETPI, via the exons CGGAAGGTTATGCTGCCTTCCAAGAGGACAGCTCTGGCGATGAAGCAGAAAGTCCTTCCAAGTTGAAGCGGTCCAAAGGAATTCATGTTTTCAAGAAGCCCAGCTtttccaaaaagaaagaaaaggattttaaagtaaaagaaaaacccaaagaTGAAAAACATAAAGATGacaaacacaaggaagaaaaACATAAAGAGAAGAAGTCAAAAGACTTAACAGCAGCAGACGTTGTAAAACAgtggaaggagaagaaaaaaaagaaaaagccaactCCAGAGCCAGAGGTACCTCAGATCGATGTTCCAAGTTTTAGGCCAGTGTTTGGGATTCCTTTGGCTGATGCAGCAGACAGGACCATGATGTACGATGGCATTCGCCTGCCAGCAGTTTTCCGTGAATGTATAGATTACATAGAGAAGTATGGCATGAAATGTGAAGGCATCTACAGAGTTTCAG GAATAAAATCAAGGGTGGATGAACTAAAAGCAGCCTATGATCGAGAAGAATCTCCCAACTTGGAGGAATATGAGCCGAATACCATAGCCAGCTTGCTGAAACAGTATCTACGAGAACTGCCTGAAAACTTGCTTACCAAAGAGCTAATACCCCGCTTCGAAGAGGTGTGCGGGAAGAGCACAGAGGGGGAAAAAGTTCAGGAGTGCCAACGCTTGCTGAAGGAGTTGCCAGAGTGTAACCATCTCTTAATTTCTTGGTTGATTGTGCACATGGACCATGTTATCGCAAAGgaactagaaacaaaaatgaacatCCAGAACATTTCTATAGTGCTCAGCCCTACTGTTCAG ATCAGCAACCGTGTCCTGTATGTATTTTTTACACACGTCCAAGAGTTCTTTGGAAATGTGACGCTAAAGCAGGTGACAAAACCCCTTCGCTGGTCTAATATGGCAACAATGCCAGCACTGCCAGAAACACAGGAAAACATTAAAGAGGAAATCAGACGACAG GAGTTCCTTTTGAACTGTTTACATCGAGACTTGCAGGCGGGGATAAAAGACTTATCCAAAGAAGAGAGATTATGGGAGGTACAAAGAATTTTAACAGCCCTCAAACGGAAACTAAGAGAAGCTAAAAGACAG GAGTGTGAAACAAAGATTGCTCAAGAAATTGCCAGCCTTTCGAAGGAGGATGTCTCCAAAGAGgaaatgaatgaaaatgaagAAGTTATTAATATCCTACTTGCCCAG GAGAATGAGATCTTGACAGAACAGGAGGAGCTACTGGCGATGGAGCAGTTTCTGCGCAGACAAATTGCCTCTGAGAAGGAGGAGATAGAACGCCTTCGAGCAGAAATAGCAGAAATTCAAAG TCGTCAGCAACATGGGCGAAGTGAAACTGAAGAGTATTCttctgagagtgagagtgagagcgAGGATGAGGAGGAGCTACAGATTATTTTGGAAGATTTGCAAAGACAGAACGAGGAATTAGAG ATAAAGAACAATCATCTGAACCAAGCGATTCATGAGGAACGAGAGGCCATCATTGAGCTGCGAGTGCAACTTCGACTGCTACAGATGCAGCGAGCAAAATCAGAGCAGCAGGTGCAGGAAGAAGACGAGCCAGAAAAGCGTGGGGGTGTTTCTCAGCAGCAAAGAGACAGTGTCCTGGAGACAAAAGCAGCTAAAGAGCAGTCCAAGGCAGTCAAGGAGCTAGTCAAGCCATCACCAAGCAAAGACAGGAAGGAAACTCCAATTTGA
- the RALBP1 gene encoding ralA-binding protein 1 isoform X2 — protein MDIVILTEGYAAFQEDSSGDEAESPSKLKRSKGIHVFKKPSFSKKKEKDFKVKEKPKDEKHKDDKHKEEKHKEKKSKDLTAADVVKQWKEKKKKKKPTPEPEVPQIDVPSFRPVFGIPLADAADRTMMYDGIRLPAVFRECIDYIEKYGMKCEGIYRVSGIKSRVDELKAAYDREESPNLEEYEPNTIASLLKQYLRELPENLLTKELIPRFEEVCGKSTEGEKVQECQRLLKELPECNHLLISWLIVHMDHVIAKELETKMNIQNISIVLSPTVQISNRVLYVFFTHVQEFFGNVTLKQVTKPLRWSNMATMPALPETQENIKEEIRRQEFLLNCLHRDLQAGIKDLSKEERLWEVQRILTALKRKLREAKRQECETKIAQEIASLSKEDVSKEEMNENEEVINILLAQENEILTEQEELLAMEQFLRRQIASEKEEIERLRAEIAEIQSRQQHGRSETEEYSSESESESEDEEELQIILEDLQRQNEELEIKNNHLNQAIHEEREAIIELRVQLRLLQMQRAKSEQQVQEEDEPEKRGGVSQQQRDSVLETKAAKEQSKAVKELVKPSPSKDRKETPI, from the exons ATGGACATTGTCATACTGA CGGAAGGTTATGCTGCCTTCCAAGAGGACAGCTCTGGCGATGAAGCAGAAAGTCCTTCCAAGTTGAAGCGGTCCAAAGGAATTCATGTTTTCAAGAAGCCCAGCTtttccaaaaagaaagaaaaggattttaaagtaaaagaaaaacccaaagaTGAAAAACATAAAGATGacaaacacaaggaagaaaaACATAAAGAGAAGAAGTCAAAAGACTTAACAGCAGCAGACGTTGTAAAACAgtggaaggagaagaaaaaaaagaaaaagccaactCCAGAGCCAGAGGTACCTCAGATCGATGTTCCAAGTTTTAGGCCAGTGTTTGGGATTCCTTTGGCTGATGCAGCAGACAGGACCATGATGTACGATGGCATTCGCCTGCCAGCAGTTTTCCGTGAATGTATAGATTACATAGAGAAGTATGGCATGAAATGTGAAGGCATCTACAGAGTTTCAG GAATAAAATCAAGGGTGGATGAACTAAAAGCAGCCTATGATCGAGAAGAATCTCCCAACTTGGAGGAATATGAGCCGAATACCATAGCCAGCTTGCTGAAACAGTATCTACGAGAACTGCCTGAAAACTTGCTTACCAAAGAGCTAATACCCCGCTTCGAAGAGGTGTGCGGGAAGAGCACAGAGGGGGAAAAAGTTCAGGAGTGCCAACGCTTGCTGAAGGAGTTGCCAGAGTGTAACCATCTCTTAATTTCTTGGTTGATTGTGCACATGGACCATGTTATCGCAAAGgaactagaaacaaaaatgaacatCCAGAACATTTCTATAGTGCTCAGCCCTACTGTTCAG ATCAGCAACCGTGTCCTGTATGTATTTTTTACACACGTCCAAGAGTTCTTTGGAAATGTGACGCTAAAGCAGGTGACAAAACCCCTTCGCTGGTCTAATATGGCAACAATGCCAGCACTGCCAGAAACACAGGAAAACATTAAAGAGGAAATCAGACGACAG GAGTTCCTTTTGAACTGTTTACATCGAGACTTGCAGGCGGGGATAAAAGACTTATCCAAAGAAGAGAGATTATGGGAGGTACAAAGAATTTTAACAGCCCTCAAACGGAAACTAAGAGAAGCTAAAAGACAG GAGTGTGAAACAAAGATTGCTCAAGAAATTGCCAGCCTTTCGAAGGAGGATGTCTCCAAAGAGgaaatgaatgaaaatgaagAAGTTATTAATATCCTACTTGCCCAG GAGAATGAGATCTTGACAGAACAGGAGGAGCTACTGGCGATGGAGCAGTTTCTGCGCAGACAAATTGCCTCTGAGAAGGAGGAGATAGAACGCCTTCGAGCAGAAATAGCAGAAATTCAAAG TCGTCAGCAACATGGGCGAAGTGAAACTGAAGAGTATTCttctgagagtgagagtgagagcgAGGATGAGGAGGAGCTACAGATTATTTTGGAAGATTTGCAAAGACAGAACGAGGAATTAGAG ATAAAGAACAATCATCTGAACCAAGCGATTCATGAGGAACGAGAGGCCATCATTGAGCTGCGAGTGCAACTTCGACTGCTACAGATGCAGCGAGCAAAATCAGAGCAGCAGGTGCAGGAAGAAGACGAGCCAGAAAAGCGTGGGGGTGTTTCTCAGCAGCAAAGAGACAGTGTCCTGGAGACAAAAGCAGCTAAAGAGCAGTCCAAGGCAGTCAAGGAGCTAGTCAAGCCATCACCAAGCAAAGACAGGAAGGAAACTCCAATTTGA